A stretch of the uncultured Cohaesibacter sp. genome encodes the following:
- a CDS encoding PBP1A family penicillin-binding protein, producing MLRDPYQNRTKTKLKTKLLALDASIDTAVYYFWGMLGRFIDISNSFMRRFSVNGWKFWLVQALSGGLTMAVFGSIFALSLALSNFELTENGLPAQEDYAVTFLDRFGNEIGKRGILQDDSFELQDLPDHFIKAVLATEDRRFFEHFGIDFFGLARAMIENARAGGVVQGGSTLTQQLAKNIFLTNERTLKRKIDEAFLSLWLETHLTKREILKLYLDRAYMGGGAYGIAAAAEFYFGKSAKDLTLAESAMLAGLFKAPTKYAPHVNLPRARARAKEVLINMVQAGFMTEGQIVGALRDPATPIDKNDAETPNHFLDWAFDEVKRLAGGQHRVLTVKTSIDMTLQKQAEQAVERILRDNGKQVGVSEGAAVLMEPNGAVVAIVGGRDYGKSQFNRATDAKRQPGSSFKPFVYTTAMMNGYSPRSVIQDAPLTIGDWSVRNYGRSYSGPVTLTNALKRSINTVPVRLAQAIGRDKIVETAHKMGIKSELLITRSLPLGAAEVTVMEMATAYSVFANGGKKAEPHAVLQMLDSKGRVIYDRKRDVKEEQVIPEDAIAKMNKMLVTVIESGTGRRAILPGIRAAGKTGTTTGYKDAWFCGYTGNYSAAVWFGNDNNASATRANTGGRLPAMTWQAIMSAAHQQIALKPMPFVDDADSLKKHNSAIQLAASGRIKDIKTKRGNQRLNPEVVKRLDAMSGLFRSTEAQKLKSPTPPQASSFVGGRKRVSRLVELKSPNSGGLIDLQASWKTN from the coding sequence ATGCTACGAGATCCGTATCAAAATAGGACAAAGACCAAGCTTAAGACCAAGCTTTTGGCGCTTGATGCCTCGATCGATACAGCTGTCTACTATTTCTGGGGCATGCTGGGACGCTTCATTGATATCAGCAACAGCTTCATGCGGCGCTTTTCGGTAAATGGCTGGAAATTCTGGTTGGTTCAAGCCTTGTCCGGCGGTTTGACCATGGCGGTTTTCGGATCGATTTTCGCCCTTTCGCTTGCCCTGTCAAACTTCGAATTGACGGAAAATGGTCTGCCTGCACAGGAAGATTATGCGGTGACGTTCCTTGATCGCTTTGGCAATGAAATCGGAAAGCGCGGCATTTTGCAGGATGATTCGTTCGAATTGCAGGATCTGCCGGACCATTTCATCAAAGCAGTTTTGGCAACCGAGGATCGACGGTTCTTCGAGCATTTCGGAATCGACTTTTTTGGCCTGGCCAGAGCCATGATCGAGAATGCGCGCGCTGGGGGCGTGGTTCAGGGTGGCTCGACACTGACCCAGCAGTTGGCAAAGAATATCTTCCTGACAAACGAGCGCACATTGAAGCGCAAGATTGATGAAGCATTTTTATCGCTGTGGCTGGAAACCCACCTGACAAAACGCGAAATTCTCAAGCTCTATCTTGATCGCGCCTATATGGGCGGCGGTGCCTATGGCATTGCGGCGGCAGCAGAATTCTATTTCGGCAAATCGGCCAAGGATCTGACGCTGGCAGAATCGGCCATGTTGGCAGGTCTGTTCAAGGCTCCAACCAAATATGCCCCGCACGTCAATCTCCCGCGCGCCCGCGCAAGGGCCAAGGAAGTGCTGATCAATATGGTTCAGGCCGGCTTCATGACCGAGGGCCAGATTGTTGGCGCGTTACGGGATCCCGCAACACCAATTGACAAGAATGATGCGGAAACGCCGAACCACTTCCTCGATTGGGCCTTTGATGAGGTCAAACGGTTGGCGGGCGGCCAGCATCGGGTTTTGACGGTCAAAACCTCGATTGACATGACGTTGCAAAAGCAGGCGGAACAGGCTGTCGAGCGCATTCTGCGCGACAATGGAAAGCAGGTCGGTGTCTCTGAAGGTGCGGCTGTCTTGATGGAGCCTAACGGGGCTGTTGTCGCAATTGTCGGTGGACGCGATTATGGCAAGAGCCAGTTCAACCGCGCAACGGACGCCAAGCGCCAGCCAGGATCTTCCTTCAAGCCCTTTGTCTATACGACGGCGATGATGAATGGATATTCGCCCAGATCTGTCATTCAGGATGCGCCGCTCACGATTGGTGACTGGTCGGTGCGCAATTATGGCCGCAGCTATTCCGGTCCGGTCACCCTGACCAATGCGCTGAAACGGTCAATCAATACGGTGCCGGTGCGTCTGGCTCAAGCCATTGGTCGGGACAAGATTGTCGAGACTGCGCACAAGATGGGCATCAAGTCAGAATTGCTCATCACCCGCTCGCTGCCGCTGGGGGCTGCCGAGGTTACAGTGATGGAAATGGCGACGGCCTATTCGGTTTTTGCCAATGGTGGCAAGAAGGCCGAACCGCACGCGGTGTTGCAAATGCTCGACAGCAAGGGGCGTGTCATCTATGACCGCAAGCGCGATGTCAAGGAAGAACAGGTGATCCCTGAAGATGCAATCGCCAAGATGAACAAGATGCTGGTCACCGTGATTGAAAGCGGTACAGGCCGCCGCGCCATTCTGCCGGGCATTCGGGCCGCGGGCAAGACGGGGACGACAACCGGCTACAAAGATGCATGGTTCTGCGGATATACCGGCAATTATTCTGCCGCTGTCTGGTTTGGCAATGACAATAATGCGTCAGCAACGAGAGCCAATACGGGCGGTCGCTTGCCTGCAATGACATGGCAAGCCATCATGAGCGCTGCGCACCAACAGATTGCTCTTAAACCCATGCCTTTTGTGGATGATGCGGATAGTCTCAAAAAGCACAATAGTGCCATTCAACTGGCCGCAAGTGGGCGGATCAAGGATATCAAAACCAAACGTGGCAACCAGCGCCTCAACCCTGAAGTCGTAAAACGGCTTGATGCTATGTCTGGCCTTTTCCGATCTACAGAAGCACAGAAGCTCAAGTCACCAACGCCGCCACAAGCAAGCAGTTTTGTTGGGGGCCGCAAACGGGTTAGCAGACTTGTCGAGTTGAAATCTCCCAACTCTGGTGGCCTCATCGATTTGCAGGCCAGTTGGAAAACCAACTGA
- a CDS encoding terminase family protein, which translates to MSKSILTASARTLRDALIGCNRLDRSRFLASLSARELNALLSDWEIWARPDQLPPQGDWTTWLVMGGRGAGKTRTGAEWIRALALGREPFATQPHGRIALVGETLADAREVMVEGVSGLLAIHTKDERPTWHATRRRLEWPNGAIAQTFSAEDPESLRGPQFDAAWGDELAKWRHADATWDMLQFGLRLGERPRQIVTTTPRPTALLKRLLKDPRTVTSHAPTKANLANLAPGFLDTIVNRYQGSRLGRQELDGELIEERTDALWQRAQLDRLRVDAPPEGLERIIVAIDPPATSTKKADACGIVAAGVDANGNAYILKDASQGQLNPTAWANRAIALYKRLKADCVLAEVNQGGEMVTTILANIDPGVPVRAVHANRGKYLRAEPVSALYEQGRVRHVGNLSELEDEMCDFGVNGLSDGSSPDRLDAMVWAVTHLCLSGQAQPKVRSI; encoded by the coding sequence ATGAGCAAATCGATCTTGACCGCCTCCGCCAGGACCTTGCGCGACGCCTTGATCGGCTGCAACAGGTTGGATCGGAGCCGGTTTCTGGCAAGCCTGTCGGCTAGGGAACTGAATGCGCTGCTCAGCGATTGGGAAATCTGGGCCCGGCCCGACCAACTGCCCCCGCAAGGTGACTGGACCACATGGCTGGTGATGGGGGGACGAGGGGCTGGGAAAACCCGCACAGGGGCGGAATGGATCAGGGCACTTGCCTTGGGACGGGAGCCTTTTGCCACCCAGCCCCATGGGCGCATCGCTTTGGTTGGAGAGACCTTGGCCGACGCACGCGAGGTGATGGTGGAGGGTGTCTCCGGACTTCTGGCCATCCACACCAAGGATGAAAGGCCCACGTGGCATGCCACGCGCCGACGGCTGGAATGGCCCAACGGCGCGATTGCCCAGACCTTCTCGGCGGAAGATCCCGAAAGCCTTCGCGGACCACAATTTGATGCCGCGTGGGGCGATGAACTCGCCAAATGGCGGCATGCAGACGCCACATGGGACATGTTGCAATTTGGCCTGCGACTGGGGGAGCGTCCACGCCAAATCGTTACGACCACTCCGCGACCGACAGCTCTGCTCAAACGGCTTTTGAAAGACCCGCGTACCGTGACATCCCACGCCCCCACCAAGGCCAATCTGGCCAATTTGGCGCCGGGTTTTCTGGACACAATCGTCAACCGCTATCAGGGGTCTCGTCTGGGGCGACAGGAACTGGATGGCGAGTTGATCGAAGAACGCACAGACGCCTTGTGGCAGCGCGCGCAGCTTGACCGTTTGCGAGTCGATGCGCCACCTGAAGGGCTTGAGCGGATCATCGTGGCGATAGATCCGCCCGCCACCTCGACCAAAAAGGCAGACGCCTGCGGCATAGTAGCAGCGGGCGTCGATGCAAATGGCAATGCCTATATTTTGAAAGATGCCTCTCAAGGCCAGCTGAATCCAACGGCTTGGGCCAACAGGGCAATTGCTCTTTACAAGCGATTGAAGGCCGATTGTGTGCTGGCCGAAGTCAATCAGGGTGGAGAAATGGTCACCACCATCCTTGCCAATATCGATCCCGGCGTGCCAGTGCGCGCCGTGCATGCCAATCGGGGCAAATATCTTCGCGCCGAACCGGTCTCGGCTCTTTATGAGCAAGGCAGGGTGCGCCATGTCGGCAACCTATCGGAACTAGAAGACGAAATGTGTGACTTTGGCGTCAATGGACTGTCTGATGGCAGCAGTCCCGATCGACTGGACGCGATGGTTTGGGCTGTTACCCATCTTTGCCTCTCCGGGCAGGCCCAGCCGAAGGTCAGATCCATCTAA
- a CDS encoding YcgN family cysteine cluster protein, with translation MTDSNDFLTPISDGNAETTPFWHRKTLSEMSRVEWESLCDGCGRCCLNKLEDWDTGEIIWTNVACTLLDDQTCRCKDYDNRLETVPDCVPLNVEKVQSLSWLPPTCAYRLLDEGFDLYWWHPLVSGDPESIHQAGISVRDKVVSEDGMEVQDYENYVVFWPGFEDDDPPTPLKK, from the coding sequence ATGACCGATAGCAATGATTTCCTGACGCCCATATCCGACGGCAATGCCGAGACCACGCCCTTTTGGCACCGTAAAACTCTGTCGGAAATGTCAAGAGTCGAATGGGAATCGCTCTGCGATGGCTGTGGCCGCTGTTGCTTGAATAAACTTGAAGACTGGGACACCGGAGAAATCATCTGGACCAACGTTGCCTGCACCTTGCTCGATGATCAGACCTGCCGCTGCAAGGACTATGACAATCGCCTTGAAACGGTGCCTGATTGTGTGCCGTTGAATGTCGAGAAGGTGCAAAGTCTGTCCTGGTTGCCGCCTACCTGTGCCTATCGTCTGCTCGATGAGGGCTTCGATCTCTATTGGTGGCATCCGCTGGTCTCTGGTGATCCTGAAAGCATCCATCAAGCGGGCATTTCGGTGCGCGACAAGGTGGTGTCGGAAGATGGCATGGAGGTTCAGGACTATGAGAATTATGTGGTCTTTTGGCCCGGCTTCGAAGATGACGATCCGCCGACGCCGCTTAAGAAATGA
- a CDS encoding DUF1214 domain-containing protein has product MLLLRDILLFIVVAAGLGTGSAFFAVNNADQLEQLEVGAWRSWPNSIGPDANPYTIADQARRGSVPMGAGEGLVFVATSDDAGTPLDGACQYRIYGGHLPARLWSLSVLTDKEELVDNPSLRYSVHSRNVAWKSGQEFEVMTGPDAMGGNWLMTNPVGSYSLVLRLYQTSLTTGVGMGEIELPKIAWVSCQ; this is encoded by the coding sequence GTGTTGTTGTTGAGGGACATACTTCTGTTCATCGTCGTCGCGGCGGGGCTGGGCACTGGCAGTGCCTTCTTTGCTGTCAACAATGCCGACCAACTTGAGCAGCTCGAAGTCGGAGCTTGGCGCTCCTGGCCCAATTCCATTGGTCCCGATGCCAATCCCTACACCATTGCCGATCAAGCGCGCCGCGGTTCGGTCCCTATGGGGGCTGGTGAAGGACTGGTCTTTGTTGCCACAAGCGACGATGCAGGCACGCCGCTTGATGGAGCCTGCCAATATCGCATCTATGGAGGGCATCTGCCCGCTCGACTCTGGAGCCTTTCGGTCCTTACCGACAAGGAGGAGCTTGTTGACAATCCTTCCCTACGCTACAGCGTGCATAGTCGGAATGTTGCCTGGAAGAGCGGTCAGGAATTTGAAGTGATGACGGGCCCCGACGCCATGGGGGGCAACTGGCTTATGACCAATCCGGTCGGCTCCTATTCGCTGGTGTTGCGCTTATATCAGACCTCTCTGACCACAGGCGTCGGTATGGGCGAAATCGAATTGCCGAAAATTGCATGGGTGAGTTGCCAATGA
- a CDS encoding HK97 family phage prohead protease: protein MDHHHSRLREKKAIAASLDQVDDKGLFEGYACLFGKEDLGRDIIRAGAFRQSLTKRGSSGVKLLYQHDPAQPIGHWLTIREDDRGLFVRGQLALDVEKAREVHAMMQAGILDGLSIGFRTVKGHKDTKSGARHLLELDLWEISVVTFPMQPDARISSVKSDSADASPAFGTFSKRNLERKLMQDAGFSRSQARALLAHGFSGLTGKQDAVSTGHPSQLNKLHRLTLCMHEATRSLIG, encoded by the coding sequence ATGGATCATCATCATTCCAGACTTCGCGAAAAGAAAGCCATTGCCGCCTCGCTGGATCAAGTGGACGACAAGGGGCTGTTTGAAGGTTATGCCTGCCTGTTTGGCAAGGAAGATCTCGGCCGCGACATCATCCGCGCCGGAGCCTTTCGCCAGAGTCTCACAAAGCGCGGCTCCAGCGGAGTCAAACTGCTTTACCAGCATGATCCGGCCCAACCCATCGGCCACTGGCTGACCATCCGCGAGGATGATCGGGGGCTGTTTGTGCGCGGCCAACTGGCACTTGATGTTGAGAAGGCGCGAGAAGTCCATGCCATGATGCAGGCGGGCATTCTCGACGGCCTCTCCATAGGCTTTCGCACGGTGAAGGGACATAAGGACACCAAATCGGGAGCGCGACATCTGCTCGAACTCGATCTTTGGGAAATCTCCGTCGTCACCTTTCCAATGCAGCCGGATGCGCGGATTTCTTCCGTCAAATCCGACTCCGCTGACGCATCCCCCGCATTCGGGACTTTCAGCAAACGCAACTTGGAACGAAAACTCATGCAGGACGCGGGGTTCTCTCGTTCCCAGGCCCGAGCGCTTCTGGCGCACGGCTTTTCCGGTCTTACAGGCAAGCAGGACGCTGTCTCCACCGGTCATCCATCCCAGCTGAACAAACTGCACCGCCTGACGCTTTGTATGCACGAGGCGACCCGCAGTCTTATTGGCTGA
- a CDS encoding phage portal protein → MFRWTWKGPERSNASKSLNANDQRDALLQSKSSRTGAVLAMHQTGRPRWTPRDYAALAQQGFARNPIVYRSIRMIAEAAASVQIICQCGDDRLSDHPVLGLLRRPNDSQAGVDWLEMLFGHLLVSGNAYVEAVYGASALRELHALRPDRMKVIPGANGWPEAYAYTVGSRTVRFDQETESQPTNPILHMTLFHPYDDHYGLSPLEAAQTSLDVHNAAAGWNKALLDNSARPSGALVYAANEAGNLSDEQFERLKRELEEGYQGAVNAGRPLLLEGGLDWKSMSMSPRDMDFIEAKNSAAREIALAFGVPPMLLGIPGDNTYSNYAEANRAFWRQTVLPLATRCLQSLAIWLSPAFDEPFDLKVDLDQISALASEREALWRRLGEAAFLTQDEKRAAVGYAPSTLDLSDHNDGEGGA, encoded by the coding sequence ATGTTTCGCTGGACCTGGAAGGGGCCGGAGCGGTCCAACGCATCCAAATCCCTAAACGCAAACGATCAACGCGATGCCTTGCTACAGAGCAAGAGCTCGCGAACCGGCGCCGTCCTCGCGATGCATCAAACCGGGCGCCCCCGCTGGACCCCCCGTGATTATGCGGCGCTTGCTCAGCAGGGATTTGCCCGCAATCCCATTGTGTATCGCTCGATCCGGATGATCGCCGAAGCCGCAGCCTCGGTGCAGATCATTTGTCAATGCGGCGATGACCGGTTGAGTGATCATCCGGTGCTTGGCCTTTTGCGCCGGCCAAATGACAGTCAGGCCGGCGTGGACTGGCTTGAAATGCTGTTCGGGCACTTGCTCGTCTCCGGCAATGCCTATGTCGAAGCGGTCTATGGCGCCAGCGCCTTGCGGGAATTGCATGCCTTGCGCCCGGACCGGATGAAGGTGATCCCCGGAGCCAATGGTTGGCCCGAAGCCTATGCCTACACGGTTGGCAGCAGGACGGTGCGCTTTGATCAGGAGACCGAGAGCCAACCGACCAACCCGATCCTGCATATGACGTTGTTCCACCCTTACGATGATCACTATGGCCTCAGTCCGCTGGAAGCGGCGCAAACGAGCCTTGATGTCCATAATGCGGCGGCGGGCTGGAACAAAGCTTTGCTTGACAATTCCGCCCGCCCGTCCGGTGCGCTGGTTTATGCAGCCAATGAAGCGGGCAATTTGAGCGATGAGCAATTTGAACGCCTCAAGCGCGAGCTGGAAGAGGGCTATCAGGGGGCGGTCAATGCCGGTCGGCCTCTACTGTTGGAAGGTGGGCTTGATTGGAAGAGCATGAGCATGTCGCCGCGCGACATGGACTTCATCGAAGCCAAAAACAGCGCCGCGCGCGAAATTGCCTTGGCCTTTGGCGTGCCGCCAATGCTGCTCGGCATCCCCGGCGACAACACCTATTCCAATTATGCCGAAGCCAATCGCGCCTTTTGGCGCCAGACTGTTTTGCCACTGGCCACCCGCTGCCTTCAATCGCTCGCCATCTGGCTGTCGCCCGCCTTTGACGAACCTTTCGACCTGAAGGTCGATCTTGATCAGATTTCCGCTCTGGCCAGCGAACGCGAAGCCCTCTGGCGGCGACTAGGGGAGGCAGCCTTCCTGACCCAAGATGAAAAACGCGCCGCCGTCGGCTATGCCCCATCCACTTTGGATCTGTCGGATCATAATGATGGTGAGGGAGGGGCATGA
- a CDS encoding phage major capsid protein, translating into MDHSILPAPETKSLVDADLGSAFDDFLHSFEAFKQANDERLDQIEKRSVDALTENKVNRISKSLDDQQAALDTLLLKSRRPGLGDNARLAGAVTLHAMEHKTAFDRYIRSGVEQDLRQLEEKAMSASSDPDGGYLVPDQIEAEVGKRLAAISPIRAIADVREVSGSVLKKPFAVSGPAVGWVGETAARPQTDASTLSELAFPTMELYAMPAATPSLLDDGAINIEEWIATEVESAFAQQEGAAFVNGDGVNKPKGFMAETSVDEASWSWGNLGHIKTGATGAFASSDPGDALIELIYSLKAGYRQNAQFVMNRRTQAAIRKLKDSDGNYLWQPPAGVGAKASLLNFAITEAEDMPDIAATANAIAFGDFKRGYLIVDRLGLRILRDPFSAKPYVLFYTTKRVGGGVQDFDAIKLLNFAA; encoded by the coding sequence ATGGATCATTCCATTCTGCCCGCTCCTGAAACCAAATCACTCGTTGATGCCGATCTCGGTTCCGCCTTCGATGATTTCCTGCATTCCTTTGAAGCCTTCAAGCAAGCCAACGACGAGCGTCTTGACCAGATCGAAAAACGCTCCGTCGATGCGCTGACCGAAAACAAGGTCAACCGCATTTCCAAATCGCTTGATGATCAGCAGGCTGCGCTTGACACTCTTCTGCTGAAATCACGACGCCCCGGTCTTGGCGACAATGCTCGTTTGGCTGGTGCCGTGACGCTCCATGCAATGGAACACAAAACCGCCTTTGATCGCTACATCCGCTCCGGCGTTGAACAGGATCTGCGTCAGTTGGAAGAAAAAGCCATGTCGGCCAGTTCCGATCCTGATGGCGGGTATCTGGTGCCGGATCAGATCGAAGCGGAGGTTGGCAAGCGCCTCGCCGCGATTTCGCCCATCCGCGCCATTGCAGATGTGCGGGAAGTCTCAGGCTCGGTGTTGAAAAAGCCGTTTGCCGTCAGCGGTCCGGCGGTTGGCTGGGTTGGCGAAACCGCAGCCCGTCCCCAGACCGATGCTTCGACCCTGTCAGAGCTGGCTTTCCCGACCATGGAACTCTATGCCATGCCAGCTGCCACCCCAAGCTTGCTGGACGATGGGGCAATCAATATCGAAGAATGGATCGCCACCGAGGTCGAGTCCGCCTTTGCCCAGCAGGAAGGGGCCGCCTTCGTCAATGGTGATGGCGTCAACAAGCCAAAGGGTTTCATGGCGGAAACCAGCGTGGATGAAGCCTCGTGGAGTTGGGGCAATCTGGGCCATATCAAAACTGGTGCCACAGGGGCCTTTGCCAGCTCCGATCCGGGTGACGCACTCATCGAGCTGATTTATAGCCTGAAGGCCGGTTATCGCCAGAATGCCCAATTCGTGATGAACCGCCGCACGCAAGCTGCCATCCGAAAACTGAAAGATTCTGACGGCAACTATCTCTGGCAGCCGCCAGCAGGCGTTGGTGCCAAGGCGTCTCTGCTCAATTTTGCCATCACCGAAGCGGAAGACATGCCTGATATCGCGGCAACCGCGAATGCCATTGCCTTCGGTGATTTCAAACGCGGCTATCTGATCGTCGACCGTCTCGGCCTGCGGATCCTGCGTGATCCATTCTCTGCCAAGCCATATGTCCTCTTCTACACCACCAAGCGTGTTGGAGGCGGTGTACAGGATTTCGACGCGATCAAATTGCTCAATTTCGCAGCCTGA